A window of the Bdellovibrio sp. ZAP7 genome harbors these coding sequences:
- the rpsD gene encoding 30S ribosomal protein S4, with protein MKRKGKTPRFKKQRRLLTELPGLGKAGALERRPYPPGQHGQRRRKYSEFGLQLEEKQKIRVHYGIREEQFRRIIGMAQKSSNTNWVDSLVNLLEKRLDNVVFRLGFATSIPAAKQLVSHGKVLLNGKKVNIPSQIIKVGDIVSLKPEAYQNQVYLAAKQAPRLPLPPFMTKEEKAGEESGRLIDEPNIEAVPFSFDPGLVISYYSLRG; from the coding sequence ATGAAAAGAAAAGGTAAAACACCTCGTTTTAAAAAACAAAGACGTCTATTAACTGAGCTACCAGGCTTGGGTAAAGCCGGTGCTTTGGAAAGAAGACCGTATCCTCCAGGTCAACACGGTCAACGCCGTCGTAAATACTCTGAGTTCGGTTTGCAACTTGAAGAAAAACAAAAAATCCGCGTTCACTACGGAATCCGTGAAGAACAATTCCGTCGTATCATCGGTATGGCTCAAAAATCATCCAACACTAACTGGGTTGATTCTTTGGTAAACCTTCTTGAAAAGCGTTTGGATAACGTTGTATTCCGTCTTGGATTCGCAACTTCTATCCCAGCCGCAAAACAATTGGTTTCTCACGGCAAAGTTTTGTTGAACGGAAAAAAAGTAAACATTCCATCGCAAATCATCAAAGTTGGCGACATTGTTTCTTTGAAACCTGAAGCCTACCAAAACCAAGTTTACTTGGCGGCGAAACAAGCTCCTCGTCTTCCACTTCCTCCTTTCATGACTAAAGAAGAAAAAGCGGGCGAAGAGTCTGGTCGCTTGATCGACGAACCAAACATCGAAGCAGTACCTTTCTCATTCGACCCAGGTCTTGTGATCAGTTACTACTCGTTGCGTGGGTAA
- a CDS encoding DUF962 domain-containing protein, translating into MRTLESWFAEYSEGHQNPQNRIIHKICVPVIFFTVVGLLLQIPVQMGPIRLGELLIACALGWYATLGAKPFVIMLGQLAISYVLLYFLGHFVQPLWLLLVILFVIAWIGQFYGHKLEGKRPSFLKDLQFLFIGPLWVLKDVFFRTQQ; encoded by the coding sequence ATGAGAACATTGGAATCTTGGTTTGCTGAATACAGCGAAGGTCATCAAAACCCTCAGAACAGAATCATCCATAAAATCTGCGTGCCCGTGATCTTCTTTACTGTGGTGGGTTTGCTGCTGCAGATTCCGGTGCAAATGGGTCCCATTCGTCTGGGTGAGTTGCTGATTGCTTGTGCTCTGGGTTGGTACGCCACTCTGGGAGCAAAACCATTCGTAATTATGCTTGGCCAGTTAGCGATCAGTTATGTGCTTTTATATTTCCTGGGGCATTTCGTTCAGCCGCTTTGGTTGTTGTTAGTGATTCTTTTTGTGATCGCTTGGATTGGTCAGTTCTATGGGCATAAACTCGAGGGAAAAAGACCGTCTTTTCTTAAAGATCTTCAATTCCTATTTATTGGGCCTCTTTGGGTTCTAAAGGACGTTTTTTTTAGGACTCAGCAGTAA
- the cysE gene encoding serine O-acetyltransferase translates to MFGLWKRFKTLLNTYKAYDPAAKSLWEIALLYPGPKALIMHRVAHLFYKAHFYFIARLVAEISRWLTGIEIHPGATLGHRLVIDHGFGVVIGETAIVGDDCIIFHGVTLGGIKFDPVKRHPTVGNRVMIGTGAKVLGPITVGDGALIGANAVVVKDVPAGATMIGPISQQK, encoded by the coding sequence ATGTTTGGTTTGTGGAAGCGCTTTAAGACGCTGTTAAATACGTACAAAGCTTATGATCCTGCAGCGAAGTCCCTTTGGGAGATTGCTTTGCTGTATCCGGGCCCCAAAGCATTAATCATGCACCGAGTGGCGCATCTCTTTTATAAAGCTCATTTTTATTTCATCGCTCGCTTGGTCGCAGAAATTTCTCGCTGGTTGACGGGTATTGAAATTCATCCTGGAGCAACGCTGGGTCATCGTTTGGTTATCGACCACGGCTTTGGCGTGGTGATCGGTGAAACTGCGATTGTCGGTGACGACTGCATTATCTTTCACGGAGTTACGTTAGGTGGAATCAAATTTGATCCCGTCAAACGCCATCCCACTGTAGGAAACAGAGTGATGATCGGAACAGGCGCAAAAGTTTTAGGCCCGATCACTGTAGGTGACGGCGCTTTGATCGGCGCTAACGCCGTCGTCGTTAAAGATGTTCCAGCAGGCGCAACAATGATCGGCCCCATCTCGCAGCAAAAATAG